From Nocardia sp. NBC_00416:
GGTTCCTGTGCAAGCGACCCTGTTTCAACGACGAGTACCTGCCCACCTACAACCGCTCGAACGTGACTCTGATCGATGTCTCCGCGACCAAGGGCGTCGAACGCATCACGGCGCACGGGATCGTCGCCGGCGGGGTGGAGCACGAGGTCGACTGCATCATCTTCGCCAGCGGCTTCGAGATCACCACCGATCTGGACCGCCGCTACGGTATCCACCCGTTCACCGGCCGTGCCGGGCTCTCGCTCTACGAGCACTGGGCCGACGGCTACCGCACCCTGCACGGTCTCACCAGCCACGGATTCCCGAACATCTTCTTCACCGGGTTCCTCCAGGGCGGGATCACCGCGAGCACCACCGATATGTTCGATCAACAGGGCACGCACGCCGCCTACATCATCAAAGAGGCGCTCGACCGGGGTGCGACATCGGCCGAGCCCACGCCGGAGGCGGTCGATCAGTGGTGCGCCACGATCCGGGAAACCGCGGTCGACAACAGCAATTTCCAGCGTGAGTGCACGCCGGGTTACTACAACAACGAGGGCGAGCAGAACATCCGCTCCCACCTCGGTGAGCCCTACTGGCCCGGGTTCTACGCCCTCGACGACCTGCTGCGGGAGTGGCGCGGCACGGGCCGCCTCGACGGCCTGGTCCTCGGCGAATGAGAGGAAAGCCGATGTCCGAATTGCGGTTCGACGACCGGGTCGCCGTGATCACCGGCGCCGGTCGCGGGCTGGGGCGGGCGTATGCGCTGCTGCTCGCCGCCCGCGGCGCGAAGGTCGTGGTCAACGATGTCGGCGGCAGTATCCCCGGCGGTGACAGCGATATCGGGGTGGCCGGCAGCGTCGCCGAGGAGATCCGCGCCGCCGGCGGGGAAGCGATCGCCAGCGCCGACTCGGTGGCCACCGCCGCGGGCGGGGCGGCCATCGTCGCCGCCGCGTCGGACACCTACGGCCGGATCGACATCCTGATCCACAACGCCGGCAATGTGCGCTATGCCCCGCTCACCGAGATGAGCTACGAGGATTTCGAATCCGTGCTCGATGTGCATCTGCGGGGCGCCTTCCACGTGGTGCGCGCGGCCTTCCCCGCGATGCGCGACGCGGGATACGGCCGGGTGGTGCTGACTTCCTCGATCGGCGGGCTGTACGGGAACCAGAACGTCGCCAACTACGCCGTCGCCAAGGCCGGGGTGATCGGGCTGTCGAATGTGGTGGCACTCGAGGGCGCCGAACACGGGGTGAAATCCAATGTGATCGTGCCCGCCGCGGTGACGCGGCTGGCCGACGGGCTGGACACCTCGAAATATCCGCCGATGGAACCCGAACTGGTGGCTCCGGCCGTGGGCTGGCTGGCCCACGAGACCTGTTCGGTCACCGGCGAAATGCTGGTCGCGCTGGCCGGACGGGTGGCCCGCGCGTATATCGCGGAGACGCCGGGTGTGTACCGGCCGGATTGGACGATCGAGGCGGTCGGCGAACAGATAGACGACATACGCGATACCAACGATTCATGGCTGCTGCCGGTGGTGCCATCGGCCCACAGCGACCATATCGGCCGAAGCTTCGCAATGGCCATGGGAGGACAGTGAATATGACGGTCAAGGTTTACGAACGGATTCTGGATCTCTTCGAGGCCGAAGGCATCAATACCCTTTTCGGCATCCCGGATCCGAACTTCGTGCACCTGTTCCACCTCGCCGACGAACGCGGCTGGAACGTGGTGTCCCCCCACCATGAGGAATCGGCCGGGTTCATGGCCGAAGCGGTGTCCCGGATGACCGGGAAGGCCGCGGTGTGCATCGGCACCCTCGGCCCGGGTGTCGCGAACCTGGCCGGTGCGATGATGTGCGCGAAAGTGGAGAACTCCCCGGTGATCTTCCTGGGTGGCCAGCGCGCCCGGATCACCGAGCAGCGGGTGCGACGCGGCCGGATCCAGTTCGTGAAGCAGTCCGGCCTGTTCGAGCCGTCGGTGAAGTACGCGGCGAGCATCGAATACGCCGATCAGACCGACGAAGTCATTCGTGAGGGGTTGCGCAAAGCCCTCACCGGCACCCCCGGACCCGTCTATATCGAGTACCCCTCCCATGTGATCCAGGAGGAACTCGACGTCGCCCCGGCGCTGCCGCCGGAACGCTACCGGCTGGTCGGGCAGACCGCGGGACCCGATAAGGTCGCCGCCGCCGCCGAACTCATCCGCGCCGCGAAGCAGCCGGTCCTGCTGGTCGGACACGGGGTGCACACCACCCGTGCCGGCGCCTCGGTGAAGGCGCTCGCCGATCTCATGGCCTGCCCGGTGGTCCAGACCTCCGGCGGCACCTCCTACATCGAGGGCCTCGAGGACCGCACCTTCCCCTACGGCTTCTCGCCGTCCGCGGTCGAGGCGGTCGTGCAATCGGACCTGTGCCTGGCCATCGGCACCGAGCTCGGTGAGCCCGTCCACTACGGCCGCGGCCGGCACTGGCTGGACAACGAGGCGAACCGGAAGTGGATCCTGATCGAACAGGACCCCACCGCGATCGGCGTGAACCGGCCCATCGACGTACCTCTGGTCGGCGATCTCCGCGCCGTCGTCCCGCAACTGGTCGAGGCGCTGCGGGAAACTCCGCGCACGCCGACCCCGGAACTCGCGCGCTGGATCGAACAGGATGCCGCCCGCCTGGCCGAACTCGCCGAATCCGCACCCTCCGGAATGACTCCGGTGCATCCGGCCCGACTGGTGGTCGAGGCCACCAAGGATTTCCCGTCCGACGGAATCCTCGTACGCGACGGCGGGGCCACCACGATCTTCGGCTGGACCTACACCCAGTGCAAACCGCACGATGTGGTCTGGAACCAGAACTTCGGCCATCTGGGCACCGGCCTGCCCTACGCCGTGGGCGCCTCGGTCGCCGACGGCGGGAAGCGGCCCGTACTCCTGATCACCGGCGATTCGTCGTTCCAGTTCCAGATCGCGGAACTGGAAACGGCGGCCCGGCTGAATCTTCCGCTCGTCTCGGTGGTCGCCGTCGACTACGCGTGGGGCCTGGAAGTCGGCGTCTACAAACGCACCTTCGGCCAAGGTTCCCGGGAGACCGCGGTGCATTGGAGCAAGGACACCCGGCTCGACAAGGTCGCCGAGGGGTTCGGCTGCTACGGCGAATACGTCGAAACCGACGCCGAGATCGCCCCCGCCATCAAACGCGCGTTCGCCAGCGGTAAGCCCGGCGTCATCCATGTCGCGGTCGATCCGAAAGCCAATTCCGAGGAAATGCCGAGCTACGACGAGTTCCGCACCTGGTACGCGGAAGGAATGCAGTGATGCGCGAATACCTGAAGTTCTATATCGACGGCCGGTGGGTCGAGCCGGCGGGTGATCAGACGATCGAGGTGGTGAACCCGGCGACCGAAGAGGTCTGTGGGCAGGTCGCGCTCGGTTCGGCCGCCGATGTGGACGCCGCGGTCGGGGCCGCGCGCGCCGCGTTCCCCGCCTGGTCGGCGAGTACCGTGGCCGAGCGGCTGGACCTCTTCGATGCCATCGGCGCGGAGTACCAGAAGCGCACCGGCGATCTGGCGGCGGCGCTCACCGAAGAGATGGGCGCCCCGGCCGGCCTGGCCAACGGGTTCCAGGTCGATCTGGCGGCCGGGCACCTGCAGACCGCGATCGAGGTGCTGCGGAACTACCGGTTCGAAGAACAGCGCGGCGCCACCCTGTTCGTCAAGGAACCCATCGGCGTCTGCGGGCTGATCACGCCCTGGAACTGGCCGATGAACCAGATCGCGGTGAAGGTGTTCCCCGCGCTGGCCGCCGGTTGCACCATGGTGCTCAAACCGTCGGAGCGGTCGCCGTTCACCGGTCAGATCTTCACCGAGGTACTGGCCGCCGCGGGTGTTCCGGCGGGCGTGTTCAACCTGGTGCAGGGCGACGGGCCCAGCGTCGGTGTGCCGTTGTCGGGGCATCCCGAGGTCGATATGGTCTCGTTCACCGGCTCGACCCGGGCCGGTATCGATATCGCTCGCAACGCCGCGATCACGGTGAAACGAGTCACCCAGGAACTCGGCGGCAAAGGGCCCAACATCATCCTCGACGACGAGGATCTCGCGACCAATGTCGGGCAGGGTGTCGCCGATCTGATGGGCAACTCGGGCCAGACCTGTAGCGCGCCCGCCCGGATGCTGGTTCCCACGGCGCGGATGGCCGAGGCCGTATCCGCCGCCCGCGCCGCCACCGACGGCATCACCGTCGGCGACCCCACCGGCGAGGTCGCCCTGGGCCCGGTCGTCGCGGGTTCGCAGTTCGACCGGATCCAGGCACTCATCCATAAGGGCATCGACGAAGGCGCAACCCTCGTGGCAGGCGGCCCCGGTCGGCCCGAGGGGCTGGTGAAGGGCTTCTATGTCAAACCCACGGTATTCGCGGATGTCACCAACGATATGACCATCGCGCGCGAGGAGATCTTCGGCCCGGTCCTGGTGATCATCGGATACGACGATATCGACGACGCCGTCGCCATCGCCAACGAC
This genomic window contains:
- a CDS encoding SDR family NAD(P)-dependent oxidoreductase; translated protein: MSELRFDDRVAVITGAGRGLGRAYALLLAARGAKVVVNDVGGSIPGGDSDIGVAGSVAEEIRAAGGEAIASADSVATAAGGAAIVAAASDTYGRIDILIHNAGNVRYAPLTEMSYEDFESVLDVHLRGAFHVVRAAFPAMRDAGYGRVVLTSSIGGLYGNQNVANYAVAKAGVIGLSNVVALEGAEHGVKSNVIVPAAVTRLADGLDTSKYPPMEPELVAPAVGWLAHETCSVTGEMLVALAGRVARAYIAETPGVYRPDWTIEAVGEQIDDIRDTNDSWLLPVVPSAHSDHIGRSFAMAMGGQ
- a CDS encoding thiamine pyrophosphate-binding protein, which encodes MTVKVYERILDLFEAEGINTLFGIPDPNFVHLFHLADERGWNVVSPHHEESAGFMAEAVSRMTGKAAVCIGTLGPGVANLAGAMMCAKVENSPVIFLGGQRARITEQRVRRGRIQFVKQSGLFEPSVKYAASIEYADQTDEVIREGLRKALTGTPGPVYIEYPSHVIQEELDVAPALPPERYRLVGQTAGPDKVAAAAELIRAAKQPVLLVGHGVHTTRAGASVKALADLMACPVVQTSGGTSYIEGLEDRTFPYGFSPSAVEAVVQSDLCLAIGTELGEPVHYGRGRHWLDNEANRKWILIEQDPTAIGVNRPIDVPLVGDLRAVVPQLVEALRETPRTPTPELARWIEQDAARLAELAESAPSGMTPVHPARLVVEATKDFPSDGILVRDGGATTIFGWTYTQCKPHDVVWNQNFGHLGTGLPYAVGASVADGGKRPVLLITGDSSFQFQIAELETAARLNLPLVSVVAVDYAWGLEVGVYKRTFGQGSRETAVHWSKDTRLDKVAEGFGCYGEYVETDAEIAPAIKRAFASGKPGVIHVAVDPKANSEEMPSYDEFRTWYAEGMQ
- a CDS encoding aldehyde dehydrogenase family protein produces the protein MREYLKFYIDGRWVEPAGDQTIEVVNPATEEVCGQVALGSAADVDAAVGAARAAFPAWSASTVAERLDLFDAIGAEYQKRTGDLAAALTEEMGAPAGLANGFQVDLAAGHLQTAIEVLRNYRFEEQRGATLFVKEPIGVCGLITPWNWPMNQIAVKVFPALAAGCTMVLKPSERSPFTGQIFTEVLAAAGVPAGVFNLVQGDGPSVGVPLSGHPEVDMVSFTGSTRAGIDIARNAAITVKRVTQELGGKGPNIILDDEDLATNVGQGVADLMGNSGQTCSAPARMLVPTARMAEAVSAARAATDGITVGDPTGEVALGPVVAGSQFDRIQALIHKGIDEGATLVAGGPGRPEGLVKGFYVKPTVFADVTNDMTIAREEIFGPVLVIIGYDDIDDAVAIANDTEYGLAGFVAGRDLDRARAVARRLRAGSIGINGGFDFAAPFGGYKKSGNGREWGAAGFEEYLEIKGILGYAPEAAQA